The following are encoded in a window of Primulina eburnea isolate SZY01 chromosome 4, ASM2296580v1, whole genome shotgun sequence genomic DNA:
- the LOC140830893 gene encoding uncharacterized protein, translating to MELECVKKMVEKQGGPFEFTMDSMPTKFIDPIVMQGLKVNRIERGLLLCSFVVPPRLLNTGNSLHGGATAALVDIVGSAAIFTMGAPTSGVSVEINVSYLDGAFVGEEIEIESKVLHVRKAIAVVSVELRNKKTGKIIAQGRHTKYLIVPSKM from the exons ATGGAGCTGGAGTGCGTGAAGAAGATGGTGGAAAAGCAAGGTGGGCCGTTTGAGTTCACGATGGATTCGATGCCCACGAAATTCATCGACCCTATTGTGATGCAAGGCCTCAAAGTCAATCGCATCGAGCGCGGTCTTCTCCTGTGTTCCTTCGTTGTTCCTCCTCGCCTCCTG AACACTGGAAACTCGTTGCACGGCGGCGCCACGGCGGCCCTTGTTGATATAGTGGGATCGGCTGCTATATTCACCATGGGGGCTCCCACCAGTGGCGTTTCTGTGGAGATCAACGTTTCCTACTTGGATGGCGCTTTTGTCGGT GaggagattgagatagaatcaAAGGTGCTGCATGTCCGGAAGGCTATAGCTGTCGTGAGCGTTGAGCTTAGGAACAAAAAAACAGGAAAAATAATTGCTCAGGGTCGCCATACCAAGTATCTAATAGTTCCCAGCAAGATGTGA